The window TGATGCTCGTGTTCGCCGTGCAGTTCATCGCCATCAACCTGATCGTCGACCTCCTGTACGGCCTGATCGACCCGAGGATCACTTATGAGTGACGCCGTGGCCGTGGCGGCCCGCCCGCGACGCTCGCGCTTCGCCGGCTCGGTCGTCGGGCGGCTGTTGCGCCACCGCAGCGGGGCGCTCGGCCTCTCCCTCACGCTCGCGTTCGTGGCGCTCGCGGTCGTCGGGCCGTGGCTCGCCCCGTACCGCCCGTCCGCGCCCGACTACGCGCAGCTGGCGAAGGGGATCAGCGCCGCGCACTGGCTGGGCACGGACGCCTTCGGGCGCGACACCCTCAGCCGCATCCTCGCGGGTGCGCGCTACTCCATCACCATCGGCCTGGCGGCGACCATCATCGGCGCCCTCGTGGGCGGCGCGTGGGGCGTGACGTCCGGCTTCTTCGGCGGCTGGTTCGACAACCTGTCCATGCGCGTCGTCGACGTGCTGTTGGCGTTCCCCGGCATCCTCATCGCCATCGGGCTCGTGACGCTCACGGGACCCGGCGTCGGACCCGTGGTCCTGGCATCGGCCGTGTTCGGCGTGCCCGTCTTCGCGCGCCTGGCGCGCGGCTCGACCCTCGAGGTCAAGAGCCGCGCCTTCATCGAGGCCGCCAACGCCCTCGGCATGCAGCGCCCCCGCATCATGCTGCGGCACGTGGTGCCGCAGGTGGTGGCGCCCATCCTCGTCTACGCCACGCTGCGCAGCGGCTCCACGCTGTTGGTGGCGTCGGGGCTATCGTTCCTAGGCCTCGGCGTGCAGGCGCCGGCGCCGGAGTGGGGCGCCATGCTCTCCGACGCTCAACTCTGGCTCGCCGTGCAGCCCCTGATGGCCTTCGCCCCAGGCGTCGCCATCACCCTCGCGGTGCTGGGCTTCAACCTCCTGGGCGACGGGCTACGCGACGTGCTCGACCCGTCCGTCGGTCGCTAGCGCCCGCGGGCTCCGCCCGCCCCGTGAGGCGACCGCACCGGGCCGCCTCGGGCCGACAGGCGGATGCCCCGCGCCGTCCTGGCCTATCCTTGCCCCGTGGACGTACCGGGAGACGCCCCGCCACCCGACCTGCCCGACCTGAGCCGGTTCGACGCGGTCCTCTTCGACCTCGACGGCGTGCTGACCCCGACCGCAGAGGTTCACCGCCGCGCCTGGCGCGCCCTATTCACCGACTACCTGGCGGCCCGCGGCGCGGCTCCCTACGAGGAGGCCGACTACTACCGGCACCTCGACGGCAGGCAGCGCTACGACGGCGTGGCGGAACTGCTGGCGTCGCGCGGCATCGAGTTGCCGCGCGGCACGCCCGACGACCCGCCGGCGGCGGAGACCGTGTGCGGCCTGGGGAACCGCAAGAACGTGGTGTTCCAACGCCTGCTGGAGACGGAGGGCGTCGCGCCCTTCGCCGGCGCCGTCCGTCTCACGGACGCCCTCCTGGCGGCCGGGGTGGCCGTGGCCGTGGTGTCGGGCTCCCGCAACGCCGCGGCTGTGCTGAGCGCCGCGGGCCTGGCGGAGCGGTTCGAGCTCGTCGTCGACGGCCTGGTCGCCGCCGCCACCGGGTTGGCGTCCAAGCCGGCACCCGACGCCTTCCTGCACGCCGCGGCGCGGTTGAGGGTCGCCCCGGCCAACGCGGTGGTCGTCGAGGATGCGCTGTCCGGGGTGGCGGCCGGCCGCGCCGGCGGTTTCGGCCTCGTGGTCGGGGTCGGCTCGGCCGAGGCGTCACCGGGCCTGCGCCGCGCCGGCGCGGATCTCGTGCTGCCCGACCTGGCGCCGCTCGCGGCCCGCGTGCTCGCTCGGGGCGTCGATAGGGAGCGGTACCCGGTCGACGAGTGGGCCCTCGTGGAGACCCGTCCGCCCACCGGCGTCGACGGGGCGGCCGAGACCCTGTTCGCAGTCGGCAACGGCTACCTCGGCCTGCGCGGCAACCCGGAGGAGGGTGGCGCGGCGCGCGAGAACGGGACGTTCGTGAACGGCCTGCACGAGACGTGGCCCATCGAGTACCCGGAGGGCGCGTACGGCTTCGCCACCGTGGGGCAGACCATCGTGAACGCACCGGACGCCAAGACCGTGCGGCTCTGGGTCGACGGGGAACGCTTCGACGCACAGGCGGCGGAGCTGCTCGAGTACGAGCGGCGGCTCGACCTGCGCGCCGGCGTGGTGACGCGCGACTTGGTGTGGCGCACGTCGTCGGGCGGGCGCGTGCGCGTGACGAGCAGGCGGCTCGTGTCGTTCACCCGCCGCCACCTGGCGCTCCTCGAGTACACGCTGACCCCGCTCGACGCGCCGGCTACGGTGCGGCTCGAGGCGCTCATCGTCAACCGCCAGGACGGCGTCGGCGAGCTCGGCGCCGGTCGGGAGGCGGCGGGGTTCGATCCGCGTCGCAGCGACCGCCTGGCGGGTCGGGTCTTGCTGCCGGAGGCGCAGCTGGCTTCGGGCGGGCGCGTGGGCCTCGCCTACCGCACCGCGCGCTCTGGGCAGGGCGTCGCCGTGGTGGCGCACGACCGGCCGCGCGGCGAGGTGACCGTGACGCCCGACCTGGCGACGTCCACGGTCACGCGCCGCCTGGCCGCGGGCGAGTCGCTCGCATTCGAGCGCCTCGCCGTGTGGGTGGACGACCCCGAGGCCCCGGCCGAGGAGCTCATGGCGACCGCGGGCGAGCTGCTCGACGAGGCGGTCATGGCCGGGCGGGAACGGCTGCTGGCCGAGCAACGCGGCTGGTGCGCGCGGTTCTGGGAGCGCGCCGACGTGCGGGTCGAGGGCATGCCGGACGCGCAGCAGGCGGTGCGCTGGAACCTCTTCCAGATCGCCCAGGCGTCCGCCCGCGCGGACGGGCGCGGGGTGAGCGCCAAGGGGGTGTCCGGCAGCGGCTACTCGGGCCACTACTTCTGGGACACGGAGGTGTACGTCCTGCCGTTCCTGTGCTACTGCCTGCCGGCCGCCGCCAGGGGGGCGTTGGAGCTGCGCCACGGCATGCTGCCGGCCGCCAGGCGCCGGGCGGAGGTCATGAGCGTGGCGGGGGCCCTCTTCCCGTGGCGCACCATCGGCGGCGAGGAGGCCTCCGCCTACTACCCCGCCGGCACGGCGCAGTACCACATCGACGCCGACGTCGCCTACGCGGTGCTCCGCTACGCTCGCGTCACTGGGGACGAGGAGTTCCTGGCGGGGCCCGGCACCGAGCTGCTCGTCGAGACGGCGCGCATGTGGCGCTCGCTCGGCTTCTTCGGTGGCGAACCCGAGCGGTTCCACCTCCACTCCGTGACGGGCCCCGACGAGTACAGCGCGGTGGTGAACGACAACTTCTACACCAACGCCATGGCGCGCCTCAACCTGGAGGCGGCGGCGGAGCTGGCGGAGGCGCGGCCAGGGGTCCTGGGCACCACCCCGGCCGAGATCGCGGAGTGGCGCCGCGCCGCCCGTCTCATGGCGCTGCCGTTCGACGCCTGCCTGGGCATCAACGCGCAGGACGCGGAGTTCCTGAGTCGCGAGCGCTGGGACCTCGCCGCCACGCCGCGCGAGAAGCGCCCCCTCCTCCTCCACTACCACCCGCTGGTGATCTACCGGCACCAGGTCCTGAAGCAGGTCGACCTGGTGCTCGCGGAGTTCCTGCTCGGGAGCCGCTTCGACCCCGAGCAGAAGCGCCGCGACTTCGAGTACTACGACCCCCTGACCACGGGCGACTCCACCCTGTCTGCCGCCGTGCAGTCGATCATGGCGGCCGAGGTCGGGTACCAACGGCGGGCGCTGCGCCACTTCGGGCGAACGCTCGTCACCGACCTCGCGGACCTGCACGGCAACGCCGCCGATGGCGTGCACGTGGCGGCCGCGGGCGGCACCTGGCTGGCGCTGGTGTGCGGCTTCGGGGGGATGAGGGACGACGCGGGCGAGTTGCGCTTCGACCCGCGCCTTCCCGTCGGCTGGCCGTCCCTCGCGTTCACGCTCGGCTGGCAGGGCTCGCTGCTCCGCGTGGAGCTCAGGCGCGAGGCGGTCTCGTTCGAGGTGACGAGCGGCTCGCCGGTGCCGGTGACGGTGCGCGGCGAGCGGCACGTGGTGGTGGACGCGTTGCGGCTGCCGTTGGCGGGCCAGGGTCCGCGGCTCGACTGACGGGCGGCGGCGACTACCTGATGGCGCAGAACGCCGCGAACGGCCCGTTCTTGTGAAGCAGTTCGAGGTGCGCGAACCCGGTCGCGCGCAGCAGGTCGAGTTGCCACAGCAGCGGCCTGGGCGAGTCCTCCCGTTCGATGTACGCGAAGACGTGGTCGCGGTACTCCTCGTCCCGCAGCGCCACGAGGTAGTCGCCGTACCGTTCCCACATGACCCGTTGGACGGCCGGGACGTGATGCTCGACGAGGTCGACGATCCAGAGGCTCCCGCCGGGCCGCAGGGCGGCGTGAAGCTTGGCGAAGACGCTCACCCACTCGTCCTCGCCGCGCAGGTGGTGCAGCGTGGCGGCGGCGGTGATCACGTCGTAACGCTCCGCCGCGAGGGGCAGGTCGCGCACGTCGCCCTGCAGGGCGGTCAGGGGTCCGCTGCCGGCGGCGGTCAGGCGCTCCAGCGCTCGGTCGAGCATGGGACGGCTCAGGTCGAGGAGGTCGACGGCGAGGCCCGGATAGCTCTCGAGCAGCTTGAGGGCGTAGTTGCCCGCCCCGCACCCGACGTCGAGGAGCCGGCGCGCGCCCGGCGTCACGCTGGGAGCGGCCCGGCTGACGATCTCGAGCACCGCCGCCGAGTCGATGCTGGCGGTCTGCCCCGTCTCCAGGTTCGAGAAGCGGTCGACGTCGGCGTCGAAGCGGGCGCGGATCTCGGCGGGGGTGGACTTGACCATGGGGGTCTCATCATAGTCGGCCGCCGGCGCGCCACGCCGCCCTGACCGTAACCGCGCGGGG of the Trueperaceae bacterium genome contains:
- a CDS encoding class I SAM-dependent methyltransferase; the protein is MVKSTPAEIRARFDADVDRFSNLETGQTASIDSAAVLEIVSRAAPSVTPGARRLLDVGCGAGNYALKLLESYPGLAVDLLDLSRPMLDRALERLTAAGSGPLTALQGDVRDLPLAAERYDVITAAATLHHLRGEDEWVSVFAKLHAALRPGGSLWIVDLVEHHVPAVQRVMWERYGDYLVALRDEEYRDHVFAYIEREDSPRPLLWQLDLLRATGFAHLELLHKNGPFAAFCAIR
- a CDS encoding beta-phosphoglucomutase family hydrolase translates to MPRAVLAYPCPVDVPGDAPPPDLPDLSRFDAVLFDLDGVLTPTAEVHRRAWRALFTDYLAARGAAPYEEADYYRHLDGRQRYDGVAELLASRGIELPRGTPDDPPAAETVCGLGNRKNVVFQRLLETEGVAPFAGAVRLTDALLAAGVAVAVVSGSRNAAAVLSAAGLAERFELVVDGLVAAATGLASKPAPDAFLHAAARLRVAPANAVVVEDALSGVAAGRAGGFGLVVGVGSAEASPGLRRAGADLVLPDLAPLAARVLARGVDRERYPVDEWALVETRPPTGVDGAAETLFAVGNGYLGLRGNPEEGGAARENGTFVNGLHETWPIEYPEGAYGFATVGQTIVNAPDAKTVRLWVDGERFDAQAAELLEYERRLDLRAGVVTRDLVWRTSSGGRVRVTSRRLVSFTRRHLALLEYTLTPLDAPATVRLEALIVNRQDGVGELGAGREAAGFDPRRSDRLAGRVLLPEAQLASGGRVGLAYRTARSGQGVAVVAHDRPRGEVTVTPDLATSTVTRRLAAGESLAFERLAVWVDDPEAPAEELMATAGELLDEAVMAGRERLLAEQRGWCARFWERADVRVEGMPDAQQAVRWNLFQIAQASARADGRGVSAKGVSGSGYSGHYFWDTEVYVLPFLCYCLPAAARGALELRHGMLPAARRRAEVMSVAGALFPWRTIGGEEASAYYPAGTAQYHIDADVAYAVLRYARVTGDEEFLAGPGTELLVETARMWRSLGFFGGEPERFHLHSVTGPDEYSAVVNDNFYTNAMARLNLEAAAELAEARPGVLGTTPAEIAEWRRAARLMALPFDACLGINAQDAEFLSRERWDLAATPREKRPLLLHYHPLVIYRHQVLKQVDLVLAEFLLGSRFDPEQKRRDFEYYDPLTTGDSTLSAAVQSIMAAEVGYQRRALRHFGRTLVTDLADLHGNAADGVHVAAAGGTWLALVCGFGGMRDDAGELRFDPRLPVGWPSLAFTLGWQGSLLRVELRREAVSFEVTSGSPVPVTVRGERHVVVDALRLPLAGQGPRLD
- a CDS encoding ABC transporter permease, with product MSDAVAVAARPRRSRFAGSVVGRLLRHRSGALGLSLTLAFVALAVVGPWLAPYRPSAPDYAQLAKGISAAHWLGTDAFGRDTLSRILAGARYSITIGLAATIIGALVGGAWGVTSGFFGGWFDNLSMRVVDVLLAFPGILIAIGLVTLTGPGVGPVVLASAVFGVPVFARLARGSTLEVKSRAFIEAANALGMQRPRIMLRHVVPQVVAPILVYATLRSGSTLLVASGLSFLGLGVQAPAPEWGAMLSDAQLWLAVQPLMAFAPGVAITLAVLGFNLLGDGLRDVLDPSVGR